One region of Bartonella alsatica genomic DNA includes:
- a CDS encoding DUF2312 domain-containing protein: protein MNTVTNETHAISVNQLRAFIERIERLEEEKKTISDDIKEVYAELKGSGFDSKAVRSIIRLRKKEEHKRMEEEAVIQLYKNALGMS from the coding sequence ATGAACACAGTAACTAATGAAACACACGCTATATCCGTAAACCAATTGCGTGCTTTTATCGAACGTATTGAACGATTAGAAGAAGAAAAGAAAACCATTTCTGATGATATTAAAGAGGTTTACGCCGAACTTAAAGGCTCTGGATTTGATAGTAAAGCTGTTCGAAGTATTATACGGTTACGTAAAAAAGAAGAACATAAACGCATGGAAGAAGAAGCCGTCATACAACTTTATAAAAACGCACTTGGTATGAGTTGA
- a CDS encoding cell division protein ZapA, with amino-acid sequence METVSVTIDGKVYRMACNKGQESHLIELAARLDQYIAHLKENFGEIGDHRLSVMAGIMIIDEMEEIQRENKKLQEDYETLLRLHHERDRTMGKIVRNTTERIEKLTNQLLKDNQTNIDVQEQENS; translated from the coding sequence ATGGAAACTGTTTCCGTCACCATTGATGGTAAAGTTTATCGCATGGCTTGCAATAAAGGGCAAGAAAGCCATCTTATTGAGCTTGCAGCTCGATTAGACCAATATATTGCACATTTGAAAGAAAATTTTGGTGAAATTGGCGACCATCGTTTATCGGTTATGGCCGGCATTATGATTATCGATGAAATGGAAGAAATACAACGAGAAAATAAAAAACTACAAGAAGATTACGAAACTCTTTTACGGCTACATCACGAAAGAGATCGCACTATGGGAAAAATTGTACGAAACACAACAGAACGTATTGAAAAACTTACCAATCAATTGCTCAAAGATAACCAAACCAACATTGATGTTCAAGAACAAGAAAATTCATAA
- a CDS encoding DUF4164 domain-containing protein → MNLENTVLPHALEQLEKALRTLEITIINRNAVIDKNNEWEEEIQRMNADRSHLAQALDKAEAQVERLEAVNKEVSKRLIKAMETIRVVIDR, encoded by the coding sequence ATGAATCTAGAAAACACGGTTCTACCACACGCTTTAGAGCAATTAGAAAAAGCATTAAGAACCTTAGAAATCACTATTATAAACCGCAATGCCGTTATTGATAAAAACAATGAATGGGAAGAAGAAATACAACGAATGAACGCTGATCGTAGCCATCTTGCCCAAGCACTTGATAAAGCTGAAGCCCAAGTTGAGCGGCTAGAAGCAGTAAACAAAGAAGTTTCCAAACGTTTGATTAAAGCGATGGAAACGATTCGCGTCGTCATTGATAGATAA
- a CDS encoding DUF1036 domain-containing protein → MLCFNGLHYKGSFVVAKKRKWMFEKKLRIFLLSILLLFPFVVFAKADFRVCNTTQQTVGVAVGYRTFSGWVSEGWWVVPVTECKTLIEGPLSSRFYYFYAEGAQKKGNWSGTITMCVQDSQFTIQGVHDCFPRGYQKAEFKEIDTGNQTSWMVQLTDESLFNDSGVHSSPLLRGSLP, encoded by the coding sequence ATGCTTTGTTTTAATGGCTTGCATTATAAAGGAAGTTTTGTGGTTGCCAAAAAACGGAAATGGATGTTTGAGAAAAAACTGAGGATTTTTCTCTTGAGCATTCTGCTGTTGTTTCCATTTGTTGTATTTGCAAAAGCTGATTTTCGGGTTTGTAATACGACCCAACAGACTGTTGGTGTTGCTGTGGGATATCGTACGTTTTCAGGTTGGGTGAGTGAAGGATGGTGGGTGGTGCCTGTGACAGAATGTAAAACCTTAATAGAGGGGCCTCTTTCTTCACGGTTTTATTATTTTTATGCGGAGGGTGCACAGAAAAAAGGTAATTGGTCAGGTACTATAACCATGTGTGTGCAAGATAGCCAATTTACCATTCAAGGGGTTCACGATTGTTTTCCCAGAGGGTATCAGAAGGCTGAGTTTAAGGAAATTGATACGGGCAACCAAACCAGTTGGATGGTGCAGTTAACCGATGAGTCTTTGTTCAACGATTCAGGTGTCCATTCCTCCCCTCTTTTAAGAGGTTCTTTACCGTGA
- the tkt gene encoding transketolase: protein MTNTEQQNQMANAIRFLAIDAIEKANSGHPGLPMGAADIATVLYTKFLAHDPKNPHWPNRDRFVLSAGHGSMLLYALLYLSGYEDITFEDLKNFRQLGSKLAGHPEYRYAAGIETTTGPLGQGLANAVGMALGERLQNARFGDLINHYTYVLVGDGCLMEGISQEAISLAGHLKLSKLIVLWDDNNISIDGEISLTDSTDQMARFKASGWNTHKVDGHDQAELARAIEAARDSDKPTLIDCKTTIGFGAPNKAGTNKVHGAPLGAREIAETRIALGWEVEPFVVPADILDNWRLAGLNAAKKRQQWEKKLAALSMLERVEFERLMRGDLLGGFDSAIDAYKQQLTKERPCVATRKASEMALEVINEVVIETIGGSADLTGSNNTKSSQMKSISAEDFSGRYLHYGIREHAMGAVMNGLALHGGFIPYGGTFLCFSDYMRPAMRLSSLMGLRVIYVLTHDSIGLGEDGPTHQPVEHLASLRALPNHLVFRPADAMETVECWQLALKTRETPSTLALSRQDLPFLRQEYEEENLCMLGAYELLTASDDAQVTLFASGSELQIAVEAHAVLEEKSIPTRVVSVPCFELFAQQSLSYQRALIGDAPIKIAIEAAVRQGWERFIGCDGVFIGMDGFGASGTADTLYAHFDITCENVVATVEKELEKIHKENVK, encoded by the coding sequence ATGACGAATACTGAACAACAAAATCAGATGGCCAATGCTATCCGTTTTCTTGCTATTGATGCGATTGAAAAAGCAAATTCTGGTCATCCTGGCTTGCCAATGGGCGCAGCCGATATCGCTACCGTTCTTTATACAAAGTTCCTTGCTCATGATCCTAAAAATCCCCATTGGCCTAATCGTGATCGTTTTGTATTGTCGGCTGGGCATGGGTCTATGTTGCTTTATGCTTTACTATATCTTTCTGGTTATGAGGATATCACCTTTGAAGATCTCAAAAATTTTCGCCAACTAGGGTCAAAGCTTGCCGGGCATCCAGAATATCGGTATGCCGCAGGAATTGAAACAACTACTGGCCCTCTTGGTCAGGGATTGGCTAATGCCGTGGGAATGGCACTTGGTGAGCGCTTGCAAAATGCGCGGTTTGGAGATCTTATCAATCATTACACTTATGTGTTGGTCGGGGATGGGTGTCTTATGGAAGGGATTTCTCAAGAAGCTATTTCCCTTGCTGGTCATCTGAAACTCAGTAAGCTTATTGTGTTGTGGGACGATAATAATATTTCCATCGATGGAGAAATTTCTCTTACTGATAGTACAGATCAAATGGCGCGTTTTAAAGCGTCTGGGTGGAATACACACAAAGTCGATGGACATGATCAAGCTGAACTTGCACGTGCTATTGAGGCAGCTCGAGATTCCGATAAACCAACTTTGATTGACTGTAAAACCACCATTGGCTTTGGAGCACCAAATAAAGCAGGCACCAATAAAGTTCATGGAGCACCTTTAGGCGCCCGGGAAATTGCTGAAACTCGTATCGCTTTGGGATGGGAGGTTGAGCCTTTCGTTGTTCCAGCTGATATTCTTGATAATTGGCGTTTGGCTGGTCTCAATGCTGCTAAAAAACGACAACAATGGGAAAAAAAATTAGCTGCTCTTTCTATGTTAGAACGTGTGGAGTTTGAAAGACTAATGCGGGGTGATCTTCTCGGTGGATTTGATAGCGCTATTGATGCTTATAAGCAGCAACTCACTAAAGAGCGCCCTTGTGTTGCTACGCGTAAAGCTTCAGAAATGGCTCTTGAAGTTATCAATGAGGTTGTTATTGAAACTATTGGCGGTTCGGCTGACTTAACCGGGTCTAATAATACAAAAAGCAGTCAGATGAAAAGTATTTCTGCTGAAGATTTTTCAGGGCGCTATCTGCATTATGGAATTCGCGAACATGCGATGGGAGCAGTAATGAATGGTCTTGCTCTTCATGGAGGCTTTATTCCTTATGGGGGAACTTTCTTGTGCTTTTCTGACTATATGCGTCCTGCGATGCGTCTGTCTTCTTTGATGGGGTTGCGGGTGATTTATGTCCTGACCCATGATTCCATTGGTCTTGGTGAGGATGGCCCCACGCATCAACCCGTGGAGCATTTGGCTTCTTTGCGTGCTCTGCCTAATCATCTTGTTTTCCGCCCTGCTGATGCTATGGAGACAGTTGAGTGTTGGCAATTGGCTTTGAAAACACGCGAAACACCTTCTACTTTGGCTTTAAGTCGGCAAGATTTACCGTTTTTACGTCAAGAGTATGAAGAAGAAAATCTTTGTATGCTGGGTGCTTATGAATTACTTACCGCTAGTGATGATGCGCAGGTTACCCTATTTGCTTCTGGTTCAGAATTGCAAATTGCAGTAGAGGCACATGCGGTTTTAGAAGAAAAAAGTATCCCAACACGTGTGGTTTCTGTGCCTTGTTTCGAACTCTTTGCACAGCAATCTCTCTCTTATCAACGTGCCCTCATTGGTGATGCACCAATTAAAATTGCTATTGAAGCTGCTGTGCGACAAGGATGGGAGCGTTTTATCGGTTGTGATGGTGTGTTTATTGGTATGGATGGGTTTGGTGCCAGTGGAACAGCTGATACACTTTATGCACATTTCGATATCACTTGTGAGAATGTGGTCGCTACCGTTGAAAAAGAACTTGAAAAGATCCATAAGGAAAATGTGAAATGA
- the pyk gene encoding pyruvate kinase: protein MKRARKVKIVATLGPASFSISMIEKLFRAGADVFRLNMSHTDRETMDDLIKRIRKVEKIVQRPIGILVDLQGPKLRVGCFAKGQEDLRVGQSFTLDDCDVPGDTQRVFFPHGDVLAAVKPGDRLLIDDGKLELRAEKCDGHSIECCVVSGTRISDRKGVSFPDTVLPFGSLTQKDKLDLQALLQQPVDWVALSFIQRPEDIIAVRRLTKNKVSLMAKIEKPQALEHIEKIIDVSDGIMIARGDLGVEMPLEKIPALQIELIKACRLAGKPVVVATQMLESMITSSVPTRAEVSDVATAVYAGSDAVMLSAESASGLYPEEAVLMMDRIARQIEQDHTYAAMVGAQHPAPESTGTDAISLAARQIAETLQLAVIIAYTASGTTGMRASRERPSKPIVALSPIVETARRLALVWGLHCVVSEDAQDLEDMVDRAASIAFQEGFCQGGDRFLVTAGVPLGTPGATNLLRIASVSQDGKKGI from the coding sequence GTGAAGCGTGCACGTAAAGTAAAAATCGTTGCCACTCTTGGTCCTGCGTCTTTTTCTATTTCTATGATTGAAAAACTGTTTAGGGCCGGAGCAGATGTTTTTCGTTTAAATATGAGCCACACCGACCGTGAAACAATGGATGATTTGATTAAGCGCATACGGAAGGTTGAAAAAATTGTTCAACGGCCAATCGGTATTTTAGTGGACTTACAGGGACCAAAATTGCGTGTTGGCTGTTTTGCGAAAGGTCAGGAAGATTTACGTGTTGGGCAAAGCTTTACATTAGATGATTGTGATGTGCCGGGTGATACACAGCGTGTTTTTTTTCCACATGGGGATGTATTAGCAGCTGTTAAACCAGGGGATCGACTGTTGATTGATGATGGAAAACTGGAACTGCGTGCTGAAAAGTGTGATGGTCATTCTATTGAATGTTGTGTGGTTTCTGGGACTCGTATTTCTGATCGAAAAGGCGTGAGTTTTCCCGATACAGTTTTGCCTTTTGGTTCATTGACGCAAAAAGATAAGCTTGATCTTCAGGCTCTTTTACAGCAGCCTGTTGATTGGGTAGCGCTTTCTTTTATCCAACGTCCAGAAGATATTATAGCGGTACGTCGGTTGACAAAGAACAAAGTATCGTTGATGGCTAAGATCGAAAAACCTCAAGCTTTAGAGCACATAGAGAAGATTATTGATGTTTCTGATGGTATTATGATTGCACGTGGAGATCTTGGTGTAGAAATGCCATTGGAAAAGATTCCTGCACTCCAAATAGAGTTAATAAAAGCTTGTCGTTTAGCTGGAAAGCCTGTGGTGGTAGCAACACAAATGCTCGAGTCTATGATTACATCTTCTGTTCCTACACGCGCAGAGGTTTCTGATGTTGCTACAGCCGTTTATGCCGGGAGCGATGCTGTGATGTTGTCTGCTGAATCTGCTTCTGGTCTTTATCCTGAAGAAGCTGTGTTGATGATGGACCGCATTGCTAGGCAAATTGAACAAGATCATACTTATGCTGCTATGGTTGGAGCGCAGCATCCTGCTCCGGAGTCAACAGGAACAGACGCAATTTCTCTTGCGGCACGACAAATTGCCGAAACACTTCAATTAGCAGTTATCATTGCTTATACTGCTTCAGGCACAACGGGTATGCGTGCATCACGGGAACGCCCAAGTAAACCTATTGTTGCTTTGTCGCCTATCGTGGAAACAGCACGACGGTTGGCTTTGGTTTGGGGGCTGCATTGTGTGGTTAGCGAAGATGCACAGGATTTAGAGGATATGGTTGATCGTGCTGCATCTATTGCTTTTCAAGAGGGCTTTTGCCAAGGAGGAGATCGATTCCTTGTGACAGCAGGTGTCCCTCTTGGTACGCCTGGTGCTACAAATTTATTGCGTATCGCTTCTGTTTCTCAAGATGGAAAAAAGGGTATTTAA